A segment of the Thermoplasmata archaeon genome:
GTTGTCATTTCTCGGGCTATTTTCATTCATATTAGACATGAGCTTTTCAACTGCCAATATAAAAAAAATATCAGAGGGCATGGATTTTGATGTGGCCATTACCACATATTTTATAATCAAGATCATTTTAGCCGTGATATTTGTTGGGATTATAGCCTCATATTTATTTATATGGCAATATTTCTTTAACGGCCATTTTGTAACACCTTTTGAAGAAGATGTGATAATAATATTGGTACCATATTATATTCTACAAAGTTTCGTTGTTTATTTTCAGTCCAACTTTAACGCGACAATGAAGGCAGCTATATTGAGTATTCCAAGGCTAATTGAAGCTGCATTCAGAAACATAATGTATATTATAACCGGCTATTTTATCGCAAGGGTAATGGTTGATAAAAATGCCTATTCTATGCTTATAGCATTGATTATGGTAATCACATACGGCCTTTATGTTTTAATGTTTGTTTATTATGCCAAAGGTTGGAAATTCAAAAGACCTAAATTCGAGCATTTTAAAGATTACTATATTTTTGCGATCCCGCTCTCAATTTCAGCAATATTTGGCACGATTGCAACAAATTTTAATAATGTTATTATAGATTTCTTTTGGGGCCCATATTATGTGGGTGCATATGCAAGCATTCTTACAATGATCACTTTCATTAGTGCCACATCCGGCACATTATCTGCTTTCATTTTGCCAACTCTTTCATCCATGAAGACTATAAACCATAAAGATTATGAAAAAACCATAAACACCATGGAGAAATATATTTCTTTAGCAATATTGCCAATAATAGTTTTTATCTTGATCTTTCCAAGACAGGTGCTAAATTTATCTACTGCACAACTTATACCTTTCAGCTTAATTCTTATAGTTCTTTCATTGATTGTTTATTTAAACACTTTAAACACTCCTTATTCAACCCATTTCTATGCCATTGGAAAAACAAAATTTTTAATGTTCATGGGCATAATCTCATTTGCTGTAGTGATAATATTTGATCTGGTACTTGTACCTTCCAGATTCTTGGGTGTTCACTTATTTGGCCTTTCAGCTCTGGGAGCTGCAATATCAAACTTGATTGCCGCTGCAGTTTCGTTCATAATAGTACGGGTATATGTTTATAAATCTGAAAATATAATAGGCACAAAAAATGTGCCTTATCAGATCTTTGCAGGAGTTTTAACGGGCATAATTATATACTTTTTAAAAATGCTGAATTTGCCAACATATCAATGGTGGGCTCTGATTTTATGGGCACTGCTTACATATTTCATATTTTTCGTGATATCCAGAATACTCAAAATAATTAATAAAGAGGATGTGAATTATATTTTAGAGATCATTAATCCAAAAGATATGATTACATATATTAAAGGAGAGCTTAAACGATGACGCTGAGCTATCAAAGTTCTATAAAAATATGTGTTATTAAGTTTTATACTGAAATGATATTTTTCTATTCGTACAAACTTTTATATTTATTATAACTATACTGTATTAAATGGTGTTATAATACCATGCAATTATTAGGAGTTATAGGTCTGCAGTTTGGTGATGAAGGAAAAGGAAAGATCATAGATTTTATCTCTTCCGACTTTGACATAGTGTGCAGATTTCAGGGGGGAAATAATGCTGGGCACACTGTTGTTGTAAATGACAAAACTTATAAATTTCATCTGTTGCCGTCTGGCATACTTCAAAAAAAGATCTGTGTGATGGGCAATGGAATGGTTTTAGATCCTAAAACTCTGATTGAAGAAATTAATAATATTAAAGAGCCTGTGAAAGATCTGATCAAGATCAGTGAAAGAGCACATGTTGTGATGCCGTTTCACTATGAGATGGATGAAAGAGAAGAAGAGCTTAAAGGTAGCTTAAAGGCAGGGACCACAAAAAAAGGAATCGGGCCTACATACGAAGATAAGATCGGAAGGTTTGGAGTGAGAATGCTCGATCTCTTAGATTATGAGCTATTAAAAAACAAGATAGAAATCTTGCTGGCTTATAAAAAGCCATATTTAAAGAAAGTGTATGATGCCGGGCAGTTGGCTAAGGAATATCATGAATATGGATTGTATTTCAAAGACAATATTATAAACATCCCGTTATTCCTGAATGATGCGAGAAAGAATAAAAAGAGCATATTGTTCGAGGGTGCGCAAGGGTCACATTTAGACATCGATTTTGGAATGTATCCTTTTGTTACCTCTTCTAACACCACTGCCGGAGGCATGGCGACCGGAACGGGCATTGCGCCAAAGTATCTGACCAAAATAATGGGAGTAATGAAAGCATATACCACGAAAGTAGGTGAAGGACCATTTCCCACAGAGCTGAATGATGATACTGGCAGATTTTTATTGAACAAAGGAAATGAATACGGCACCACTACCGGAAGGCCGAGACGAGTTGGCTGGCTAGACTTGCCATTGGTGAGATATTCCATGCTCATATCTGGCGTATCTAGCTTGGCGCTTACAAAAATCGATGTAATGTCTGATATAGATCCTGTAAAAATATGTTATTCTTATGACCTTGATGGAAAAGAGCTAAATTATCCTCCAACTAATCTAAAAGATATATACAGATTAAAACCAAATTACAAAGCGTTTAAAGGCTGGAGTCTTGACCAGCCAGTCAAAAAAAAGGATGATCTACCAGAAAACATGATGACGTATATTAAATATATAGAGAAAGATTTAAAGATTAAAGTGAACATTGTCTCGCTTGGAAAATCGAGGGAAGAAACAGTTTTAATATGATTTTAATTTTATTTTTATCTCTTTTATAATCGAGATCAAATTATCAAGTTCTTTATCTATCTTAATCAGTTCTTCTGGCACTTTGTATGTTACTGTAGCGCCGTCAATAGATGCTGCTATGAGCCCTTCTTTTTCAATAATTCTTAAAGAATAGCGCACTTTATGTGTTGGTATTTTTAGGATCTCAGATATCTTCATTATCCCAATTGGCCCTTCTTTATGAACCAGATTTAATATCTCTATGTGCCTTTCTATCAGCATTGTTTCTTTAAGTGCTCGCTCTACTAATCCATTATCCACTGTTTCCACCTTTTTTATTATTCGTTTATTTTTTCTCTGCTGCAGATCGCCTGCTCATCTCCATCAAAAAATATGTCTCGATCAGGATACTCTTTTCTCAATTTTTCTATTATTTCAAATATTTCTTTAACTGTGATTTCAGGATCTTCTGATAATCTAAAATGTATTTTTTTTTCTGATTTTTTGTCTTCCATTTGTTTAATTAATATAATATATGTATATAAAAATTTTTTGAAACACGATCATTAAAAAAATAACAATTTTTTTATATAGTCTTCCAATTATAGATCTTATGGATAAATTTAGATGCAAACTGGTTTCTTGGCAAGAAATTGAGCAATGGACTAAGATTATTGTTAAAAAAATTGATGTTTCTGATTACAATCCAGATTTTATAATTGGCTTATCTCGGGGAGGATTGGTTCCTGCAAGGCTGATCTCTGATATGCTGCAGATCAAGGATCTGTATAGTGTTAAGACTGAACACTGGGGCATTACTGCCGCCGTTGACGGCAAAGCGCGGTTGACCCAGCCACTTCAGGTNNNNNNNNNNNNNNNNNNNNNNNNNNNNNNNNNNNNNNNNNNNNNNNNNNNNNNNNNNNNNNNNNNNNNNNNNNNNNNNNNNNNNNNNNNNNNCGAGGAGGATTGGTTCCTGCAAGGCTGATCTCTGATATGCTGCAGATCAAGGATCTGTATAGTGTTAAGACTGAACACTGGGGCATTACTGCCGCCGTTGACGGCAAAGCGCGGTTGACCCAGCCACTTCAGGTTCCGATCAATGGCAAGAAAGTGCTGGTTGTAGATGATATTACAGACACTGGCAAAAGCCTAAAAATCGCGTTTGATCATATAAGCGGTTTCTCTCCCTCAATTGTAAAAACCGCCACATTACTGCATATTACCCATTCTTCTTTTGAACCAGACTACTATTCAGAGATAGTGACTGAAGAGAACTGGACATGGTTCATATTTCCATGGAACGTTTATGAAGATCTCAGAAACCTTATTCCCAGAACTTTGACAGAAGGTGAATTGGATATCAAAACTATTAAAGCAACTCTTCTATCAAACTTCCAGATTAATGTTAAAGAAAGCTTGATAAGTGAGCTGTTAAAAGATCTGGAGCTTAGGAAAATCATCAACAAAACAGATAAAAAATGGGAACTTGTTAAATAGTTTTGTCTATTGTTTTGTCAATCTCTTTGCTAAACACTGATACTATGCTCTTTAAAAACTGATCTTTCAAGTCCCCTGGCATTATTGCCAGCCCCAGTTCCGCCGCCACCTTGCTCAGCATCGTGATTGCGTTTACCTCTTTTAACTTTGCTTCCAAGTACTGTCTTATAGCCTCTTTAATCTCTTTTTTCAATTCTGCGTTTTTATCTATTTTTTCTTTAATATAATCTTTGATCTCGTCTTTCATAAGATCTTGCAACGCCTCTATGAACATGCTCTCTGAAGGTATGCTCTTTTCAAGTAACTTTACATATTGCTCAATAGGTTCCATAATATTAGATAACAGGTATTAAGATATAACTTTTTTCGTGATTTTTACTTTCTCGCTTACAATCTTGCTGTTACCTGTAGGATCTTCAATTACGAGCGTAAGAGTAATCTTGCCAACGCGCATTAACCCTATTTTTTTCAGGAGCTCTAACAGCTTATCTTTTTCCTCCCCTGACGAATCCCTGTATAACTGCATTATTATCTTTATTATTCTCGAAAAAACACCTTCAACATTGCTTATATATGCGTCACCCATAGTTATCGGCTGCACTGTCAATCCCAGCTCTGGCACTGTAATGGTCGCATGCGCAGACCTTGCAACCCTTATTTTAAGATCTTCGGCGCCTGATACCTGAATCTCTAATCTCAATGGCTCATGCTCTTCTAAAAATATAAAATCTGTATGCTTGTACCCGCAGTTTTCACAGCTCACAAGCATGTTCATAACGCGACCAAAATATGGTATTTCATCTTCAAAATCCAGGCATTTTAAACTTTTTTTATTACATACCGGACATACTTCAACCCGTTCGCTTACTATTTTCATAGATTTTCAATCCAGTCTTTAGTTCTGTTATGCACTATAAATCTCTTATTTTGAAGCTCTCTGATATTTTTGGCATTTACTAGGAACATTGTAGCTTTTAATTCATAGATTATCTCTTCAATCCTTCCCATGACACTTTCAGTAGATTTTGTAGCATAAGGCAACAGCTCACGCGCTATGCCTCCCGCATCAGCACCCAGCACTATCGCTTTTGCGATGTCGAGACCTGTTTTTAAACCCCCGCTGCCTATTATAGGTAATCCTATGTTCCGTATCGAGTAAATAGACGCTGGCNNNNNNNNNNNNNNNNNNNNNNNNNNNNNNNNNNNNNNNNNNNNNNNNNNNNNNNNNNNNNNNNNNNNNNNNNNNNNNNNNNNNNNNNNNNNNNNNNNCGCTGGTATGCCCCAGTCCCAGAATATCGCTCCCAAAATCTCTTTTTTCTTATCTGCCCTGCTTTTAGCTCTGTAATATTCTACCGCTGAAAAAGATGTGCCGCCCGCACCGCCAACATCAATGCCTATCACGCCCGCTTTTTTCAGTGCCAATGCCATCTCTTTAGACACCCCTGCGCCAGTCTCTTTGGCCAATACTGGATAGCTCTGCGCAATATCGCTCAATCTATTCAATACTCCCCTGCTCCTGTGCTCTCCCTCTGGCTGCACCAGCTCTTGCAGATAATTTAAGTGAAACGCTATTATATCTGCATTTATGATCTCCATCACCTTTTTTATATCTGTCTCATTAAAAGGTTTTATGTTTTTTTGTGCAATAAGCTGAGGCACTCCTAAATTTGATATTTTTAGCGGTATATCCAGATCTTTCAGCACTGCATACGAATCCGTATTTTCAGGGTGCTTGAATATTGCTCTTTCACTGCCCACGCCCATGCCTATATTCAGCTTTTCTGCAGCTTTTCCCAGATTCTCATTGATCTTTTTAGCGTTTGCAAAACCCCCCGTCATACCCTCTATTATGATAGGATAATCTAGCTTCTTCCCGAATATTGAAACGGTAGTGTCTATTTTATCCAGATCTATATCTGGGATAGAATAATGGATCAGGTCCACATCTTCCCAATAATTATAATGTGAATTTACGTTCTCTCTCAATGATATCTCAACATGCTCGCTTTTTCTATTTTCAATGTTTTCAGCCATATTTTATTTCACCTCTTGATTTTGGTACTTATCTCTTCATTTTTCAATATTATATTTCTTAACCTATCAGGTACGAGCCCGTTAACAATCGTGACAGATCCTACATTGCCAATAATTTTCTTGATCGTTTCTAATTTTCCCATTATCCCGCCCGTAACATCATCCACGATCATCTCTGTGTCTATGCTATCATTTAAACTCAACTCTTTGATAAATTTTGCATCTTTATAGAGTTTTGGATTTTTAGTGTATATTCCATCCACGTCAGTAACAAATATTACCTGCTCAGGCTTAAAATGCCCTGCCAGCTTTTCAATAAGATAATCTCCAGAGCATATTGCAACTTTTTTTTCTGAGTTTAATATGATGTCTCCATAAGTTACAGGTACAAATCCTAGTTTCAGAAACTTTTCAAAAATATCAAAATTGAATTCCTCCTGATATACATGAAAAGAATGAGCTGGTAATGATATGGCAGGAATCCCAGACTCAAATAAAATTTTCATTATATTCAGGTTCAATTCTATCATGTCATTCTGCACCTGCACAAATTTCAGTGAGTTTTGATTGTTTAATCCATTCTGTAGAGAGTGCTGTTTTGAAATTATGTGCCCGAAAGAGCCAGCTCCGTGAACAATGATCAGGTCTGAGTCGGGTATCTCTGTGATAAGCCTTCTCACTATCTCGCTTCTGAATTTTCTGTATTTTGCCTTGTCTGTAATTACACTACCGCCAAGCTTTATAATTATCATTTATATAATATATGCAAATCGTTTAGATTAAATTTTCTGATGTTAACTTTTTATACCTCAGCGAATTTATCATAGTTATACTGCCGCGGTAGCCAAGCGGACAACGGCGCCAGCCTTGAGAGCTGGTTCTCTTAAGTGGGACCGGGAGTTCAAATCTCCCCCGCGGCGCTTACAAAAAGCAAAAATTACTGTTTTTATACCGACTCGCTTGCTATACTTTTTAGCCGACGATGCACTTATGATTTTCAAATATTAAATTTTAGTTTAATCATCTATTTTAGACTTACTCAAAAAGATTTTTTTATAGTAAATTTAATATGTTATTTAGGTATTATCTTTTAGTAGTAAATAGTTGTGATAAATATGAGTAACAGTAGATATAGTTTTGAAAATGCTCCGTTTATCAGAGATGTGCCTCCAGGTAAAAATTCTTTGGATCTCTTGAAAAAACAAGATAAAATGGAGACCAATGCAAGAACGTACACAAAGATTTTCAAATTTGTTGTTAAAGAAGCAAAAGGTGCTACAATCAAGGATGTAGATGAAAATATTTACATAGACTGGTTTGGTGGTGTAGCTGTTCTGAACATGGGTCATGCACATCCAGAAATAAAAAAAGCAATTATTGATCAGCTTGATAAAATTATGCACGTTCCTGAAGTGCCATCTGAAATAAGAATTAAATTTTTATAGACTCTAGAATCAACTCTTCCAGGTAAGATGAGGGAAAATTCTAAAATTCTATTTACAACCACGGGAGCAGATGCTTGTGAAGCAGCTGCGAGCATGGCAAGATATCTGACTAAAAAGCATACTATCCTGGCTTTTGGAGGTTCTTATCATGGTATATCAGGTGGTATAGCGGGAGCTACTGGTAATTACCATTATCGAGAATATGGAAGTTTTCNNNNNNNNNNNNNNNNNNNNNNNNNNNNNNNNNNNNNNNNNNNNNNNNNNNNNNNNNNNNNNNNNNNNNNNNNNNNNNNNNNNNNNNNNNNNNNNNNACCACAAAATGTATACTATCTTCCTTTTCCTTATGCTTATAGGTTCCCTGCAAAAATTCCTGAAGAAGAGATGAGCAAATATATTATGGATCTTTTAGAATATGTAATAAAAGACCCATATGCAGGCCCTGGCCCTTTGGCAGGAGTGCTTGTTGAGCCTATCCAAGGGGAGGGTGGCTATGTCGTTCCTCCAGATAATTTTCTTCCGATGTTAAGAGAAATCACAGAAAAATATTCCATACCTTTAATTGTTGATGAAGTTCAGACCGGCGTAGGAAGAACTGGAAAAATTTGGGCCAGTGAACATTACAATATCACTCCAGACATAATGTGCATTTCAAAGGGCATAGGAAATGGAATACCG
Coding sequences within it:
- a CDS encoding type 2 isopentenyl-diphosphate Delta-isomerase; translation: MAENIENRKSEHVEISLRENVNSHYNYWEDVDLIHYSIPDIDLDKIDTTVSIFGKKLDYPIIIEGMTGGFANAKKINENLGKAAEKLNIGMGVGSERAIFKHPENTDSYAVLKDLDIPLKISNLGVPQLIAQKNIKPFNETDIKKVMEIINADIIAFHLNYLQELVQPEGEHRSRGVLNRLSDIAQSYPVLAKETGAGVSKEMALALKKAGVIGIDVGGAGGTSFSAVEYYRAKSRADKKKEILGAIFWDWGIPA
- a CDS encoding ZPR1 zinc finger domain-containing protein — encoded protein: MKIVSERVEVCPVCNKKSLKCLDFEDEIPYFGRVMNMLVSCENCGYKHTDFIFLEEHEPLRLEIQVSGAEDLKIRVARSAHATITVPELGLTVQPITMGDAYISNVEGVFSRIIKIIMQLYRDSSGEEKDKLLELLKKIGLMRVGKITLTLVIEDPTGNSKIVSEKVKITKKVIS
- a CDS encoding isopentenyl phosphate kinase encodes the protein MIIIKLGGSVITDKAKYRKFRSEIVRRLITEIPDSDLIIVHGAGSFGHIISKQHSLQNGLNNQNSLKFVQVQNDMIELNLNIMKILFESGIPAISLPAHSFHVYQEEFNFDIFEKFLKLGFVPVTYGDIILNSEKKVAICSGDYLIEKLAGHFKPEQVIFVTDVDGIYTKNPKLYKDAKFIKELSLNDSIDTEMIVDDVTGGIMGKLETIKKIIGNVGSVTIVNGLVPDRLRNIILKNEEISTKIKR
- a CDS encoding aminotransferase class III-fold pyridoxal phosphate-dependent enzyme, which gives rise to MSNSRYSFENAPFIRDVPPGKNSLDLLKKQDKMETNARTYTKIFKFVVKEAKGATIKDVDENIYIDWFGGVAVLNMGHAHPEIKKAIIDQLDKIMHVPEVPSEIRIKFL
- a CDS encoding phosphoribosyltransferase encodes the protein MDKFRCKLVSWQEIEQWTKIIVKKIDVSDYNPDFIIGLSRGGLVPARLISDMLQIKDLYSVKTEHWGITAAVDGKARLTQPLQV
- a CDS encoding alpha-hydroxy-acid oxidizing protein translates to PASIYSIRNIGLPIIGSGGLKTGLDIAKAIVLGADAGGIARELLPYATKSTESVMGRIEEIIYELKATMFLVNAKNIRELQNKRFIVHNRTKDWIENL
- a CDS encoding DUF3387 domain-containing protein — translated: MEPIEQYVKLLEKSIPSESMFIEALQDLMKDEIKDYIKEKIDKNAELKKEIKEAIRQYLEAKLKEVNAITMLSKVAAELGLAIMPGDLKDQFLKSIVSVFSKEIDKTIDKTI
- a CDS encoding adenylosuccinate synthase; translation: MQLLGVIGLQFGDEGKGKIIDFISSDFDIVCRFQGGNNAGHTVVVNDKTYKFHLLPSGILQKKICVMGNGMVLDPKTLIEEINNIKEPVKDLIKISERAHVVMPFHYEMDEREEELKGSLKAGTTKKGIGPTYEDKIGRFGVRMLDLLDYELLKNKIEILLAYKKPYLKKVYDAGQLAKEYHEYGLYFKDNIINIPLFLNDARKNKKSILFEGAQGSHLDIDFGMYPFVTSSNTTAGGMATGTGIAPKYLTKIMGVMKAYTTKVGEGPFPTELNDDTGRFLLNKGNEYGTTTGRPRRVGWLDLPLVRYSMLISGVSSLALTKIDVMSDIDPVKICYSYDLDGKELNYPPTNLKDIYRLKPNYKAFKGWSLDQPVKKKDDLPENMMTYIKYIEKDLKIKVNIVSLGKSREETVLI
- a CDS encoding oligosaccharide flippase family protein encodes the protein MLGRKSLLMLIQNTVSGIIGYLGLIFILRYAGLEPYGIVQFSLSFLGLFSFILDMSFSTANIKKISEGMDFDVAITTYFIIKIILAVIFVGIIASYLFIWQYFFNGHFVTPFEEDVIIILVPYYILQSFVVYFQSNFNATMKAAILSIPRLIEAAFRNIMYIITGYFIARVMVDKNAYSMLIALIMVITYGLYVLMFVYYAKGWKFKRPKFEHFKDYYIFAIPLSISAIFGTIATNFNNVIIDFFWGPYYVGAYASILTMITFISATSGTLSAFILPTLSSMKTINHKDYEKTINTMEKYISLAILPIIVFILIFPRQVLNLSTAQLIPFSLILIVLSLIVYLNTLNTPYSTHFYAIGKTKFLMFMGIISFAVVIIFDLVLVPSRFLGVHLFGLSALGAAISNLIAAAVSFIIVRVYVYKSENIIGTKNVPYQIFAGVLTGIIIYFLKMLNLPTYQWWALILWALLTYFIFFVISRILKIINKEDVNYILEIINPKDMITYIKGELKR
- a CDS encoding phosphoribosyltransferase, with the translated sequence RGGLVPARLISDMLQIKDLYSVKTEHWGITAAVDGKARLTQPLQVPINGKKVLVVDDITDTGKSLKIAFDHISGFSPSIVKTATLLHITHSSFEPDYYSEIVTEENWTWFIFPWNVYEDLRNLIPRTLTEGELDIKTIKATLLSNFQINVKESLISELLKDLELRKIINKTDKKWELVK
- a CDS encoding aspartate aminotransferase family protein; translated protein: MRENSKILFTTTGADACEAAASMARYLTKKHTILAFGGSYHGISGGIAGATGNYHYREYGSF